A single region of the Acidimicrobiia bacterium genome encodes:
- a CDS encoding LLM class F420-dependent oxidoreductase has translation MRYGVTMFITDQTMAPAALARAVEERGFESLYVPEHTHIPTSRRTAPPTGDAELREEYKRTLDPLVAMTSAAAATERLLVGTGIMLVAQRDPIVTAKAIATLDLVSNGRFVLGIGFGWNADELEDHGVAMKERRDVVRERMLAMKALWRDDVASFSGSYVDLPPTWSWPKPVQVGGPPVLIGGAAGPKLFAHVAEYADGWIPIGGAGVRAALTDLHAACEAIGRDPSTLRIVPFGTVPDAGKLEYYESIGVTEVVLRLPSADESKIRRTLDEYCSLLGL, from the coding sequence GTGCGCTACGGCGTGACCATGTTCATCACGGACCAGACGATGGCGCCCGCCGCGCTCGCGCGCGCCGTCGAGGAACGCGGCTTCGAGTCGCTCTACGTTCCCGAGCACACGCACATCCCGACGAGCCGGCGCACCGCGCCGCCGACCGGTGACGCGGAGCTGCGCGAGGAGTACAAGCGCACGCTCGACCCGCTCGTCGCGATGACGAGCGCGGCCGCCGCGACGGAGCGACTGCTCGTCGGTACCGGGATCATGCTCGTCGCGCAGCGCGATCCGATCGTGACCGCGAAGGCGATCGCGACGCTCGACCTCGTGTCGAACGGCCGCTTCGTGCTCGGCATCGGCTTCGGTTGGAACGCCGACGAGCTCGAGGACCACGGCGTCGCGATGAAGGAGCGGCGTGATGTGGTGCGCGAGCGGATGCTCGCGATGAAGGCGCTGTGGCGCGACGATGTCGCTTCGTTCTCCGGTTCGTACGTCGATCTCCCGCCGACCTGGTCGTGGCCGAAGCCGGTGCAGGTCGGCGGGCCGCCGGTGCTCATCGGCGGGGCCGCGGGGCCGAAGCTGTTCGCGCACGTCGCCGAGTACGCCGACGGCTGGATCCCGATCGGCGGCGCCGGCGTGCGTGCCGCGCTCACCGATCTGCACGCGGCGTGCGAGGCGATCGGCCGTGACCCTTCGACCCTCCGGATCGTGCCGTTCGGGACGGTTCCCGACGCCGGCAAGCTCGAGTACTACGAGTCGATCGGTGTGACCGAGGTCGTGCTCCGCCTCCCGTCGGCCGACGAGTCGAAGATCCGACGCACGCTCGACGAGTACTGCTCGCTGCTCGGGCTCTGA
- a CDS encoding acetyl-CoA C-acyltransferase, with product ETIARDFGFERSDLEEFALRSHQRAAAAREEGRFAAEITPFEDVKQDEGVRADTSLDKMAALKTLIPGGRLTAAVSSQISDASAALLIASEEAVRTHGLTPRARIHHLSVLGADPVNLLIAPLPATERALQKTGLPVSDIDLFEVNEAFASVVLAWLRHTGADPAKTNVNGGAIALGHPLGASGARIMTTLLHELERTGGRYGLQTMCEGGGQANVTIIERL from the coding sequence CGGAGACGATCGCCCGCGACTTCGGTTTCGAGCGCTCGGACCTGGAGGAGTTCGCGCTGCGCAGCCACCAGCGCGCCGCGGCGGCCCGGGAGGAAGGCCGCTTCGCCGCCGAGATCACTCCGTTCGAGGACGTCAAGCAGGACGAGGGCGTCCGGGCGGACACGTCGCTGGACAAAATGGCCGCACTCAAGACGCTCATCCCGGGCGGCCGGCTGACCGCGGCTGTGTCCAGCCAGATCTCGGACGCCTCGGCCGCACTGCTCATCGCCTCGGAGGAGGCGGTGCGCACCCACGGCCTCACGCCCCGGGCCCGGATCCACCACCTGTCGGTCCTGGGGGCCGATCCGGTGAACCTGCTCATCGCCCCGCTGCCCGCCACCGAGCGCGCGCTGCAGAAGACCGGCCTGCCGGTGAGCGATATCGACCTGTTCGAGGTCAACGAGGCCTTCGCCAGCGTCGTCCTGGCCTGGCTGCGCCACACCGGGGCCGACCCGGCGAAAACCAACGTCAACGGGGGCGCGATCGCGCTCGGCCACCCGCTCGGTGCGTCCGGCGCCCGGATCATGACCACCCTGCTGCACGAACTCGAGCGCACCGGCGGCCGCTACGGCCTGCAGACCATGTGCGAAGGCGGCGGCCAGGCCAACGTCACCATCATCGAGCGCCTCTAA